One Cryptomeria japonica chromosome 9, Sugi_1.0, whole genome shotgun sequence genomic window carries:
- the LOC131071857 gene encoding major strawberry allergen Fra a 1.07 translates to MVAGSFSIEIESPVEAKRMWKATVDTHNLLPKQAPALISGITLVQGDGGVGTIRQVNFTAANKDFSYVKEKVDLIDEANMVYGFSHVEGGMLGTKVASVSYKVKYTPKPGGGCITTYSCNYDSLPGVPHDEAKVEEIKANSTGLFKQVEEYLIANPTLYC, encoded by the exons ATGGTGGCAGGAAGCTTCAGTATTGAGATAGAGTCCCCAGTGGAGGCAAAAAGGATGTGGAAAGCAACCGTGGACACCCACAACTTACTGCCAAAGCAAGCACCAGCCCTCATATCAGGCATCACACTTGTTCAAGGTGATGGAGGAGTTGGCACCATTCGACAGGTCAATTTCACTGCAG CCAACAAGGATTTTAGCTATGTGAAAGAAAAAGTGGACTTAATTGATGAGGCTAACATGGTTTATGGATTCAGCCATGTGGAAGGAGGAATGCTGGGGACAAAAGTGGCGTCGGTAAGCTACAAGGTTAAATACACCCCCAAACCAGGGGGTGGATGCATTACGACCTATAGCTGCAACTATGATAGCCTCCCTGGTGTTCCCCATGATGAAGCCAAAGTTGAGGAGATCAAGGCCAACAGCACTGGTTTGTTCAAGCAGGTGGAGGAATATCTTATTGCCAATCCCACTTTATACTGCTGA